Proteins encoded by one window of Streptomyces sp. LX-29:
- a CDS encoding phospholipase C, phosphocholine-specific, with protein sequence MSDHNRRRFLQIAGATAGFSALSSSIDRAAAIPATRRSGTIEDVEHIVVLMQENRSFDHYFGALKGVRGFGDPRPVTTPNGKSIWHQSDGTKDLLPFHPDADDLGMRFLEGLPHGWTDGQAAYNGGAYDRWVPAKGTTTMAYLTREDIPFHYALADAFTVCDAYHCSFIGSTDPNRYYMLTGHTGNDGKGGGPVLGNDELGYGWTTYAERLEKAGISWKVYQDIGDGLDAKGSWGWIEDAYRGNYGDNSLLYFTTFRDAKPGDPLYEKARTGTDVKNGDGYFDRLKADVKAGKLPRVSWIAAPEAFSEHSNWPSNYGAWYIAQVLDALTSNPAVWAKTALFITYDENDGFFDHVVPPLPPKDASRGKSTVDVSLDLYPGDSKRPAGPYGLGPRVPMLVVSPWSKGGYVCSETFDHTSVIRFMERRFGVVEPHISPWRRAICGDLTSAFDFEHPRTRPAELPDTDAYEPIDDKRHPDYSPTPPANPSMPKQEKGSRRTRPLTYAPLTDGSATPSTGRFTLTFSGGEKAGACFTVTSGNRTDGPWTYTTEAGKKISDTWNTAYSRGVYDLTVHGPNGFLRTFRGDGSATDPEVTARHDARGGRLRLTMTNPGTVDAHLTLTDAYTGRSETFRVRAGRTVTHTVEPRRGRRWYDLSIASDTDEKFLRRFAGHVETGEPGVSDPAIITG encoded by the coding sequence ATGTCCGATCACAATCGGCGGCGCTTCCTCCAGATCGCCGGCGCGACCGCGGGCTTCTCGGCCCTGTCGAGCAGCATCGACCGCGCCGCCGCCATTCCCGCCACGCGCCGCTCCGGCACCATCGAGGACGTCGAGCACATCGTCGTCCTGATGCAGGAGAACCGTTCCTTCGATCACTACTTCGGCGCGCTCAAGGGCGTGCGGGGCTTCGGCGACCCGCGCCCGGTGACGACGCCGAACGGCAAGTCCATCTGGCACCAGTCGGACGGCACCAAGGACCTGCTGCCGTTCCACCCGGACGCCGACGACCTGGGCATGCGGTTCCTGGAGGGTCTGCCGCACGGCTGGACCGACGGCCAGGCCGCCTACAACGGGGGCGCGTACGACAGGTGGGTGCCCGCCAAGGGCACCACGACCATGGCGTATCTGACCCGTGAGGACATCCCCTTCCACTACGCGCTCGCCGACGCCTTCACCGTCTGCGACGCCTACCACTGCTCGTTCATCGGCTCCACCGACCCGAACCGCTACTACATGCTGACGGGCCACACCGGCAACGACGGCAAGGGCGGCGGCCCGGTCCTCGGCAACGACGAGCTGGGGTACGGCTGGACGACCTACGCCGAGCGTCTGGAGAAGGCCGGCATCTCCTGGAAGGTCTACCAGGACATCGGCGACGGCCTGGACGCCAAGGGCTCCTGGGGGTGGATCGAGGACGCCTACCGCGGCAACTACGGCGACAACTCGCTGCTCTACTTCACCACCTTCCGCGACGCCAAGCCGGGCGACCCGCTGTACGAGAAGGCCCGCACCGGCACCGACGTCAAGAACGGCGACGGCTACTTCGACCGACTGAAGGCGGACGTCAAGGCCGGCAAGCTGCCGCGGGTCTCCTGGATCGCGGCCCCCGAGGCGTTCAGCGAGCACTCCAACTGGCCCTCGAACTACGGCGCCTGGTACATCGCCCAGGTCCTGGACGCGCTCACCTCCAACCCGGCGGTGTGGGCGAAGACGGCCCTGTTCATCACGTACGACGAGAACGACGGCTTCTTCGACCACGTGGTGCCGCCGCTCCCGCCGAAGGACGCGTCCCGGGGCAAGTCCACGGTCGACGTCTCCCTCGACCTCTACCCGGGCGACAGCAAGCGACCGGCCGGTCCGTACGGCCTCGGCCCGCGGGTGCCGATGCTGGTCGTCTCGCCGTGGAGCAAGGGCGGCTACGTCTGCTCGGAGACCTTCGACCACACCTCCGTCATCCGGTTCATGGAGCGCCGCTTCGGCGTGGTCGAGCCGCACATCTCGCCCTGGCGCCGCGCCATCTGCGGGGACCTGACCTCGGCCTTCGACTTCGAGCACCCGCGGACCCGGCCGGCCGAGCTCCCCGACACCGACGCGTACGAGCCGATCGACGACAAGCGGCACCCCGACTACTCGCCCACGCCGCCGGCCAACCCCTCGATGCCCAAGCAGGAGAAGGGCTCCCGGCGCACCCGCCCGCTGACGTACGCCCCGCTGACCGACGGCTCCGCGACCCCGTCGACCGGCCGCTTCACGCTGACCTTCAGCGGAGGCGAGAAGGCGGGCGCCTGCTTCACCGTCACCTCCGGCAACCGCACCGACGGCCCGTGGACCTACACCACCGAGGCCGGCAAGAAGATCTCCGACACCTGGAACACCGCCTACTCCCGGGGCGTCTACGACCTGACGGTGCACGGCCCGAACGGCTTCCTGCGCACCTTCAGGGGCGACGGCTCGGCGACCGACCCCGAGGTCACCGCCCGTCACGACGCCCGCGGCGGCCGGCTCAGGCTCACCATGACCAACCCGGGCACGGTCGACGCCCATCTCACCCTCACCGACGCCTACACCGGCCGGAGCGAGACCTTCCGGGTGCGCGCGGGCCGCACCGTGACCCACACGGTGGAGCCGCGCCGCGGCAGGCGCTGGTACGACCTGTCCATCGCCTCCGACACGGACGAGAAGTTCCTGCGGCGCTTCGCCGGACACGTGGAGACGGGTGAGCCGGGCGTGAGCGACCCGGCGATCATCACCGGGTGA
- a CDS encoding AfsR/SARP family transcriptional regulator, which produces MELGPARQRAVLSALLLAPGQVVAPERLKEAVWPQNPPRAAMANLHSYVSNLRRKLEPNSPPRSRNQILRREPSGYVLDVDTDLIDACRFEQLLRDGRRLLLTGQLQRAGATLETCLALWRGSPYAEMRDYEPAAHAAARLEELRLLALESRWEAELLHGRDPSVIAADLATVSQKFPTRERLSWLHMQALYRAGRQAEALKVYHQTRTLLADEYGVDPGPELQELFGTILRGASAASPVSPGPVG; this is translated from the coding sequence GTGGAGCTCGGACCGGCCCGGCAGCGTGCGGTGCTGTCGGCTTTGCTGCTGGCTCCGGGGCAGGTGGTCGCGCCGGAGCGGCTCAAGGAGGCCGTCTGGCCGCAGAATCCGCCCCGCGCGGCGATGGCGAACCTGCACAGTTACGTCTCCAACCTCCGGCGCAAGCTGGAGCCGAACAGCCCGCCCAGGAGCCGGAACCAGATCCTGCGGCGCGAGCCCTCCGGCTATGTGCTGGACGTGGACACCGATCTCATCGACGCCTGCCGCTTCGAACAGTTGCTGCGGGACGGGCGACGGCTGCTGCTGACGGGGCAGCTCCAGCGGGCCGGCGCCACGCTCGAAACATGCCTGGCGCTGTGGCGCGGCTCCCCCTACGCGGAGATGCGCGACTACGAACCGGCCGCGCACGCCGCCGCCCGGCTGGAGGAGCTGCGACTGCTGGCCCTGGAGAGCCGCTGGGAGGCTGAGCTGCTGCACGGCCGGGACCCCTCGGTGATCGCCGCCGATCTGGCCACGGTCAGCCAGAAGTTCCCCACCCGGGAGCGGCTGAGCTGGCTCCACATGCAGGCCCTCTACCGCGCCGGCCGGCAGGCCGAGGCGCTCAAGGTGTACCACCAGACCAGGACCCTGCTCGCGGACGAGTACGGCGTCGACCCGGGACCCGAGCTCCAGGAGCTGTTCGGCACCATCCTCCGCGGCGCCTCGGCGGCCAGCCCGGTCTCCCCGGGGCCGGTCGGCTGA
- a CDS encoding type I polyketide synthase, translating into MSELAGDPIVVVGAYGELPGTARPEPFDAAFFGLSAEAGAAAGPEERLMTRLGWAALENAGIVPETLGGAAVGVFIGGPGGDSVASLLSAVWGARGACSSVAPTTHSTHSAIASAVTRAVASLRHGDSDIALAGALRPGVIPGGGFVILKRLSRAVADADRIHCLIDAAPPADTDTELAADADSGTELAADTVTGTELDADTDSGTGLGESATGGATEGGADTAVAALLDAVALLARGGTPERAVAGLTLIGYEAGLPTGALLPAGTDRPTEADRPTEADRPTEGDRPTEPDRADEAASGRPATAAFPWILSARSEAALRAQAERLREHIGTRPDPRPADIALSLATTRTLFDHRAVLLAEGRADALDGLGALARGEAARNLVRGAAAEGHRVAFVFPGQGSQWQGMALELLDASPVFRDHLLACADALAPHTDHALLDVLRGTGGAPPLEAVEVVQPALFAVMVSLAALWRSYGVEPAAVVGTSLGEIAAAHVAGALSLDEAARTAARWSLAQSRLTGRGDLASVLLPRDELAPLLARWPGRLHLAGVNGPRWTLASGEREAVGELLGELAARGVRARRMSNGLAAHSPQLELVRDELLGGLADLAPRSSDVPFYSSVTGERLDTAELDAGYWYRNIAQEIRFEPATRALLAAGHTAFVEVSPHPVLTVGVQETVEAADPARSTVVVGSLRRDQGGLDRFHASLAEVHVHGVDVDWAPALEGTGARRVELPTYPFHADVDTIADSGAAVVPTAAGEPGAARSRLARRLVGLAEGEQRRVLRELVRTHALFFLGRAAGDAGDADRSFRELGFDSVTGVELRNRLNEATGTTLPATAIYDHPTLDSLVDRVRAELLGLDHAAADQAPTVRGRAAEDEPIAIVGIGCRLPGDVRTPEDLWRLVADGRDAVSAFPADRGWDEELYDPDPERSGKSYAREGGFLHDASLFDAAFFGISPREALAMEPQQRLLLETAWEAFERAGVDPGTLRGSQTGVFVGAMSQDYGPRLHEPATGVEGHLLTGGTASVLSGRLSYVFGLEGPAVTVDTACSSSLVALHLACQALRRGECELALTGGAAVMASPGMFVEFSRQRGLAPDGRCKAFSATADGTGWSEGVGVLLVERLSDARRNGHPVLAVVRGSAINQDGASSGLTAPNGPSQQRLIRRALADAGLTPADVDAVEAHGTGTKLGDPIEAQAVLAAYGQDRPAGRPLWLGSLKSNIGHAQAAAGVAGVIKTVMAMRHGVLPRTLHVTEPSPHVDWSSGAVELLTEERPWPETGRPRRAGVSGFGISGTNAHVILEQAPPEEPPAPGPADSAVVPWPVSARTPEALRAQAERLRDAVLAHPEWDPAEVGWSLATTRAAFEQRGVVIGRHRSEFLSGLGALAGGAVAPHVVTGQVAGRGGAVFVFPGQGSQWVGMAVELWDSSVVFRERMAACGEALAPYVDWSLEGVLRGGDGAPSYDRVDVVQPVLWAVMVSLAELWRAYGVEPAAVIGHSQGEIAAACVAGALSLEDGAKVVALRSRVIRDRLSGLGGMLAVSLGAEAATGLAARYGERVSVAAVNGPLSTVLSGVPEALDELIAHCEAQGVRARRLPVDYASHSAQVETVRTEILQALAGIAPRSAPVPFYSTLTGKPADGTELDPEYWVRNLRHTVRFAPVVRDLLAEGRHAFIECSPHPVLTVGVEETAEEAGRTAVAVGSLRRDEGGGPRFLTSVAEAHARGVDVDWAPAFGGGADGTDRGADRGAGPGTDRRTDAGADRGTDAGADRGADGGAGAAGGRGPARRRVALPTYAFQRERFWVDTTAAAGDVRAAGLRAADHPLLTGELGLADGDGVVFTGRLSLEAYPWLADHAVWGLVLVPGTAFVELALSAGGRVGCDRLEELTLQAPLVLPERGAVQVQVRAGGADEAGRRPVTVSSRPDGGPATGGPEAEASAEGAERPWVRHAVGVLTANDDAPAPPADAPWPPPGAEPLALDGAYERLAGLGFEYGPVFQGLRAVWRRGGEVFAEVRLDPEQHKDAAHFGLHPALLDAALHAALLDGVEAVRLPFSWTGVTPHATAATALRVRLAPSGPDTMAVTATDDTGRPVLSVASLTLRSATPEQVSAAVSLPHDTLYTVEWTAPATGAGGGSPASATRLAALGRHGEQLGERLRATGVDMPAYADLAALAEAVAAGAPAPDLVLAPLPPADETGPGVVHAATRRALDLVRSWLADERFAAARLVLLTRGAVAAGPEEDVPDLAHAALWGLVRSAQSETPDRLVLVDTDDRDESYAALPVALASGEPQLAVRAGRVSAARLARAERAPAPAGAPAFGGDGTVLITGGTGLLGGLLARHLVAAHGVRRLLLISRQGPAAEGADRLRAELGHLGAEATVVACDAADRTALAELLETVPAEHPLTAVVHTAGVLDDGVIGSLTPERLAGVLRPKVDAAWNLHELTRDAELSAFVLFSSAAGVLGNAGQGSYAAANTYLDALAHHRRAAGAPAVSLAWGLWEQSSGMTRHLDESDVRRLGRSGLLPHSSAHGLELFDAAVAAGRALLVPARLDIAGSRGQAGVAPLLRGLVRAPARRGTGSESAEALKRRLVGLPGAEQDRVLLALVRQHVGAVLGHATPETLDAERGFLDLGLDSLTALEFRNRLSAATGHRLPPTLIFDHPTPAAVGRHLREHLSSAESGGSGGAADAAARSGSHPDAADGTTEAEFRRALAAIPLARFQEAGLVGTLLRLAGPDEAASPEADEDAGASSLDTMDVASLVRVALGDE; encoded by the coding sequence ATGAGCGAATTAGCGGGGGACCCGATAGTGGTCGTCGGGGCGTACGGCGAACTGCCCGGAACGGCGCGGCCCGAGCCCTTCGACGCCGCCTTCTTCGGGCTGTCGGCCGAGGCAGGCGCGGCCGCGGGGCCGGAGGAGCGGCTCATGACGCGGCTCGGCTGGGCCGCTCTGGAAAACGCGGGAATCGTGCCCGAAACGCTCGGGGGCGCGGCTGTGGGCGTGTTTATCGGCGGCCCCGGCGGGGATTCGGTGGCGAGTCTGCTCTCTGCCGTGTGGGGCGCCCGGGGCGCGTGTTCGTCCGTTGCCCCCACCACCCACTCCACGCACTCCGCGATCGCTTCCGCGGTGACCCGCGCGGTGGCGAGCCTGCGCCACGGGGATTCGGATATCGCGCTCGCCGGGGCACTCCGTCCCGGCGTCATTCCGGGCGGCGGATTCGTCATTCTGAAGCGATTGTCACGGGCCGTGGCGGACGCGGACCGGATCCACTGTCTGATCGATGCCGCACCGCCCGCCGATACCGACACGGAGCTCGCCGCCGACGCCGACAGCGGCACGGAGCTCGCAGCCGACACCGTTACCGGTACGGAGCTCGACGCCGACACCGACAGCGGCACGGGTCTCGGCGAGAGCGCCACCGGCGGAGCCACCGAGGGCGGTGCCGACACCGCCGTCGCCGCGCTGCTCGACGCCGTCGCGCTGCTGGCGCGGGGCGGCACCCCGGAGCGGGCCGTGGCGGGCCTCACCCTCATCGGGTACGAGGCGGGCCTCCCGACGGGAGCGCTCCTTCCGGCCGGGACGGACCGGCCCACCGAGGCGGACCGGCCCACCGAGGCGGACCGGCCCACCGAGGGGGACCGGCCGACCGAGCCGGATCGCGCGGACGAGGCGGCGTCCGGCCGGCCGGCGACCGCCGCGTTCCCGTGGATCCTCTCCGCCCGGAGCGAGGCGGCGCTGCGCGCCCAGGCCGAGCGGCTGCGGGAGCACATCGGCACCCGTCCCGACCCGCGGCCGGCGGACATCGCCCTCTCCCTGGCCACCACCCGCACCCTCTTCGACCATCGCGCGGTGCTGCTCGCCGAGGGCCGCGCGGACGCGCTCGACGGGCTCGGCGCCCTGGCCCGCGGCGAGGCGGCCCGGAACCTCGTGCGCGGCGCGGCCGCCGAGGGCCACCGGGTGGCGTTCGTCTTCCCGGGCCAGGGGTCGCAGTGGCAGGGCATGGCCCTGGAACTCCTCGACGCCTCCCCGGTCTTCCGGGACCACCTGCTGGCCTGCGCCGACGCCCTCGCACCCCACACCGACCACGCGCTGCTGGACGTGCTGCGCGGCACCGGGGGAGCGCCGCCGCTGGAGGCCGTCGAGGTCGTCCAGCCCGCGCTCTTCGCGGTGATGGTGTCGCTTGCGGCCCTGTGGCGGTCCTACGGGGTGGAGCCGGCCGCCGTGGTGGGCACCAGCCTGGGCGAGATCGCCGCCGCCCATGTGGCCGGCGCGCTCTCGCTGGACGAGGCCGCCAGGACGGCCGCGCGCTGGAGCCTGGCCCAGTCGCGGCTGACCGGCCGTGGTGACCTCGCCTCCGTGCTGCTCCCGCGGGACGAGTTGGCCCCGCTGCTGGCGCGCTGGCCGGGCCGGCTGCACCTCGCCGGGGTCAACGGCCCTCGCTGGACGCTGGCCTCCGGCGAGCGCGAGGCCGTGGGCGAACTCCTCGGCGAGCTGGCCGCGCGCGGCGTGCGCGCCCGGAGGATGAGCAACGGGCTGGCCGCGCACTCCCCCCAGCTGGAGCTGGTCCGCGACGAGCTCCTCGGCGGCCTCGCCGACCTCGCCCCCCGCTCCTCGGACGTGCCCTTCTACTCCTCGGTGACCGGGGAGCGGCTGGACACCGCGGAGCTGGACGCCGGCTACTGGTACCGCAACATCGCCCAGGAGATCCGGTTCGAGCCCGCCACGCGCGCCCTGCTGGCGGCCGGTCACACGGCCTTCGTCGAGGTGAGCCCGCACCCGGTGCTGACCGTCGGCGTGCAGGAGACCGTCGAGGCCGCCGACCCCGCGCGGAGCACCGTCGTCGTGGGCTCCCTCCGCCGCGATCAGGGCGGCCTGGACCGCTTCCACGCCTCCCTCGCGGAGGTCCACGTCCACGGCGTCGACGTCGACTGGGCCCCGGCCCTCGAGGGCACCGGCGCCCGGCGGGTGGAGCTGCCGACGTACCCGTTCCACGCGGACGTCGACACGATCGCCGACAGTGGCGCGGCCGTCGTCCCGACGGCGGCGGGGGAGCCCGGCGCCGCGCGGTCGCGGCTGGCGCGCCGGCTGGTCGGTCTGGCCGAGGGGGAGCAGCGCCGCGTGCTGCGGGAGCTGGTCCGCACGCACGCCCTGTTCTTCCTGGGGCGCGCCGCGGGGGACGCGGGGGACGCCGACCGGTCCTTCCGGGAGCTGGGCTTCGACTCCGTGACGGGGGTGGAGCTGCGCAACCGGCTCAACGAGGCCACCGGGACGACCCTGCCCGCCACCGCGATCTACGACCACCCCACCCTCGACTCCCTGGTCGACCGGGTCCGCGCGGAGCTGCTGGGGCTCGACCACGCGGCGGCCGACCAGGCGCCGACGGTGCGCGGCCGGGCTGCCGAGGACGAGCCGATCGCCATCGTCGGCATCGGCTGCCGACTGCCCGGTGACGTCCGCACCCCCGAGGACCTGTGGCGGCTGGTGGCCGACGGCCGTGACGCGGTCTCCGCGTTCCCCGCCGACCGCGGCTGGGACGAGGAGCTGTACGACCCGGACCCCGAGCGGTCCGGCAAGTCCTACGCCCGGGAGGGCGGGTTCCTGCACGACGCGAGCCTGTTCGACGCCGCCTTCTTCGGGATCAGCCCGCGCGAGGCGCTGGCCATGGAGCCGCAGCAACGGCTGCTGCTGGAGACCGCGTGGGAGGCGTTCGAGCGCGCGGGTGTCGACCCGGGCACCCTGCGCGGCAGCCAGACCGGCGTGTTCGTCGGGGCGATGAGCCAGGACTACGGCCCGCGGCTGCACGAGCCCGCCACGGGCGTCGAGGGGCATCTGCTGACCGGAGGCACCGCCAGTGTGCTGTCGGGCCGGCTCAGTTATGTCTTCGGGCTGGAGGGGCCGGCGGTCACGGTCGACACGGCGTGCTCCTCCTCGTTGGTGGCGTTGCATCTGGCGTGCCAGGCGCTGCGGCGCGGGGAGTGCGAGCTGGCGTTGACCGGCGGGGCGGCCGTGATGGCCTCGCCGGGGATGTTCGTGGAGTTCAGCCGGCAGCGCGGGCTGGCGCCGGACGGCAGGTGCAAGGCGTTCTCCGCGACCGCCGACGGCACCGGCTGGAGCGAGGGCGTGGGGGTGCTCCTGGTGGAGCGGCTCTCGGACGCCCGGCGGAACGGGCATCCGGTGCTCGCGGTCGTCCGCGGTTCGGCCATCAACCAGGACGGCGCCAGCAGCGGACTCACCGCCCCCAACGGCCCCTCCCAGCAGCGGCTGATCCGACGCGCCCTGGCGGACGCCGGGCTGACCCCGGCCGACGTCGACGCGGTGGAGGCCCACGGCACCGGAACGAAGCTGGGCGATCCGATCGAGGCCCAGGCCGTGCTGGCCGCCTACGGGCAGGACCGCCCGGCCGGCCGCCCGCTGTGGCTCGGTTCGCTGAAGTCGAACATCGGGCACGCCCAGGCCGCCGCCGGGGTGGCGGGCGTGATCAAGACGGTGATGGCGATGCGGCACGGCGTACTGCCGCGCACCCTGCACGTGACCGAGCCCTCGCCGCACGTGGACTGGTCCAGCGGCGCCGTCGAGCTGCTGACGGAGGAGCGGCCCTGGCCCGAGACCGGCCGGCCGCGTCGGGCGGGCGTCTCCGGATTCGGGATCAGCGGCACCAACGCCCATGTGATCCTGGAGCAGGCGCCGCCCGAGGAGCCGCCCGCGCCCGGACCGGCGGATTCGGCGGTGGTGCCCTGGCCCGTCTCCGCCCGGACTCCCGAGGCGCTGCGGGCGCAGGCCGAGCGGCTGCGGGACGCGGTGCTCGCCCACCCCGAATGGGACCCGGCCGAGGTCGGCTGGTCGCTGGCCACCACGCGGGCGGCGTTCGAACAGCGCGGCGTGGTCATCGGCCGGCACCGGTCGGAGTTCCTGAGTGGCCTCGGCGCCCTGGCCGGCGGCGCGGTCGCCCCCCACGTGGTGACGGGACAGGTGGCGGGTCGTGGTGGGGCGGTGTTCGTCTTCCCCGGTCAGGGGTCGCAGTGGGTGGGTATGGCGGTGGAGTTGTGGGATTCCTCCGTGGTGTTCCGGGAGCGGATGGCGGCGTGTGGTGAGGCGTTGGCGCCGTATGTGGACTGGTCGTTGGAGGGGGTGCTGCGCGGCGGGGACGGCGCGCCCTCGTACGACCGGGTGGATGTGGTACAGCCGGTGCTGTGGGCGGTGATGGTGTCCCTGGCGGAGTTGTGGCGTGCGTACGGCGTTGAACCGGCCGCGGTCATCGGGCATTCGCAGGGGGAGATCGCCGCGGCCTGTGTGGCGGGCGCGCTGTCGTTGGAGGACGGCGCGAAGGTGGTCGCCCTGCGCTCGCGGGTGATCCGGGACCGGCTCTCCGGCCTCGGCGGGATGCTGGCGGTGTCCCTGGGCGCCGAGGCGGCGACGGGGCTCGCGGCCCGGTACGGCGAACGGGTCTCGGTCGCGGCCGTCAACGGCCCCCTGTCGACCGTGCTCTCCGGCGTCCCCGAGGCGCTGGACGAACTGATCGCCCACTGCGAGGCCCAGGGGGTGCGGGCCCGGCGGCTGCCCGTGGACTACGCCTCCCACTCCGCGCAGGTGGAGACGGTCCGTACGGAGATCCTCCAGGCGTTGGCGGGCATCGCCCCGCGCAGCGCGCCGGTGCCCTTCTACTCGACCCTCACCGGAAAGCCCGCCGACGGCACCGAGCTGGACCCGGAGTACTGGGTCCGCAATCTGCGCCACACGGTGCGCTTCGCCCCGGTGGTGCGCGACCTGCTGGCCGAGGGGCGCCACGCCTTCATCGAGTGCAGCCCGCACCCGGTGCTGACGGTGGGCGTCGAGGAGACCGCGGAGGAGGCGGGCCGGACCGCGGTGGCCGTGGGTTCGCTGCGCCGTGACGAGGGCGGTGGGCCGCGGTTCCTGACCTCGGTGGCGGAGGCGCACGCCCGGGGGGTGGACGTCGACTGGGCGCCGGCCTTCGGCGGCGGCGCCGATGGCACGGATCGCGGCGCGGACCGCGGCGCGGGCCCCGGCACGGATCGGCGCACGGACGCCGGCGCGGATCGGGGCACGGACGCCGGCGCGGATCGCGGCGCGGACGGCGGTGCCGGCGCCGCCGGTGGCCGCGGGCCGGCGCGGCGGCGGGTGGCGCTGCCGACGTACGCCTTCCAACGGGAGCGGTTCTGGGTGGACACCACCGCGGCCGCGGGCGATGTGCGCGCGGCGGGCCTGCGCGCGGCCGACCACCCGCTGCTGACCGGGGAGTTGGGGCTGGCCGACGGTGACGGGGTGGTGTTCACCGGCCGGCTGTCGCTGGAGGCGTATCCGTGGCTGGCGGATCACGCGGTGTGGGGTCTGGTGCTGGTGCCGGGGACGGCCTTCGTGGAGCTGGCGCTGTCGGCCGGTGGCCGGGTGGGCTGTGACCGGTTGGAGGAGCTGACGCTCCAGGCGCCGTTGGTGCTTCCGGAGCGCGGCGCGGTGCAGGTGCAGGTGCGGGCGGGCGGCGCGGACGAGGCCGGCCGACGGCCCGTCACCGTCTCCTCCCGCCCGGACGGCGGCCCGGCGACCGGCGGTCCGGAGGCCGAGGCGTCGGCGGAGGGCGCGGAGCGGCCGTGGGTGCGGCACGCCGTCGGCGTGCTGACCGCGAACGACGACGCACCGGCGCCCCCGGCCGACGCCCCCTGGCCGCCGCCGGGCGCCGAACCCCTCGCCCTCGACGGCGCCTACGAGCGGCTCGCCGGGCTGGGCTTCGAGTACGGGCCGGTGTTCCAGGGGCTGCGGGCCGTGTGGCGCCGCGGCGGCGAGGTCTTCGCCGAGGTCCGGCTCGACCCCGAGCAGCACAAGGACGCCGCCCACTTCGGCCTGCATCCGGCCCTGTTGGACGCGGCGCTGCACGCCGCGCTGCTGGACGGGGTGGAGGCGGTGCGGCTGCCGTTCTCCTGGACCGGAGTGACCCCGCACGCCACCGCCGCCACCGCGCTGCGGGTCCGGCTGGCGCCGAGCGGACCGGACACGATGGCTGTCACGGCGACCGACGACACCGGCCGGCCGGTGCTGTCCGTGGCCTCCCTGACGCTGCGGTCGGCCACCCCCGAGCAGGTCAGCGCCGCCGTGAGCCTGCCCCACGACACCTTGTACACCGTCGAGTGGACCGCGCCCGCGACCGGGGCGGGCGGTGGCTCACCCGCGTCGGCCACCCGGCTCGCGGCGCTCGGCCGGCACGGCGAGCAACTCGGCGAACGGCTGCGCGCCACCGGTGTCGACATGCCCGCGTACGCCGACCTGGCGGCGCTGGCCGAGGCCGTCGCCGCCGGGGCGCCGGCCCCCGACCTCGTCCTCGCCCCCCTGCCGCCCGCGGACGAGACGGGGCCCGGCGTCGTCCACGCCGCGACCCGCCGCGCCCTCGACCTGGTGCGGTCGTGGCTCGCCGACGAGCGCTTCGCCGCCGCCCGGCTGGTGCTGCTCACCCGGGGCGCGGTGGCCGCCGGGCCGGAGGAGGACGTGCCGGATCTCGCCCACGCCGCGCTGTGGGGCCTGGTGCGCTCCGCGCAGTCCGAGACCCCGGACCGGCTGGTGCTGGTGGACACCGACGACCGCGACGAGTCCTACGCGGCCCTGCCGGTGGCGCTGGCCTCCGGGGAACCGCAGCTCGCGGTGCGTGCCGGCCGGGTGAGCGCCGCGCGGCTCGCCAGGGCCGAGCGCGCCCCCGCCCCCGCCGGCGCCCCGGCCTTCGGCGGCGACGGCACCGTCCTCATCACCGGCGGCACCGGGCTGCTGGGCGGTCTCCTCGCCCGTCACCTGGTCGCGGCGCACGGCGTACGCCGGCTGCTGCTGATCAGCCGTCAGGGGCCCGCGGCCGAGGGCGCCGACCGGCTCCGGGCGGAGCTGGGCCACCTGGGCGCGGAAGCCACGGTGGTGGCGTGCGACGCGGCCGACCGCACCGCGCTCGCGGAGCTGCTCGAGACGGTGCCCGCGGAGCATCCGCTCACCGCGGTGGTGCACACGGCCGGTGTGCTGGACGACGGCGTCATCGGCTCGCTGACGCCCGAGCGGCTGGCCGGGGTGCTGCGCCCGAAGGTGGACGCGGCCTGGAACCTGCACGAGCTGACGCGTGACGCGGAGTTGTCCGCCTTCGTGCTCTTCTCCTCGGCCGCCGGGGTGCTGGGCAACGCCGGCCAGGGCAGCTACGCGGCCGCCAACACCTACCTGGACGCGCTGGCGCACCACCGCCGCGCGGCCGGAGCCCCCGCGGTCTCCCTCGCCTGGGGCCTGTGGGAGCAGTCCAGCGGCATGACCCGGCACCTGGACGAGAGCGATGTGCGCCGGCTGGGGCGCAGCGGCCTGCTGCCGCACTCCAGCGCCCACGGTCTGGAGCTGTTCGACGCCGCGGTGGCCGCCGGCCGGGCGCTGCTGGTCCCGGCCCGGCTGGACATCGCGGGGTCGCGCGGGCAGGCCGGGGTGGCGCCGCTGCTGCGCGGCCTGGTGCGCGCCCCGGCGCGGCGCGGCACCGGCTCGGAGTCGGCCGAGGCGCTGAAGCGCCGGCTCGTGGGCCTGCCCGGGGCCGAACAGGACCGGGTGCTCCTCGCACTCGTACGGCAGCACGTCGGCGCCGTGCTGGGCCACGCCACCCCGGAGACCCTCGACGCGGAGCGCGGATTCCTCGATCTGGGCCTGGACTCGCTCACCGCGCTGGAGTTCCGCAACCGGCTCAGCGCCGCCACCGGACATCGACTGCCCCCCACCCTGATCTTCGATCACCCGACCCCGGCCGCGGTGGGGCGGCACCTGCGGGAGCACCTCTCCTCGGCGGAGAGCGGCGGATCCGGCGGCGCGGCGGACGCCGCGGCCCGCTCCGGGTCCCACCCCGACGCGGCGGACGGGACCACCGAGGCGGAGTTCCGCAGGGCCCTGGCCGCCATTCCGCTGGCCCGCTTCCAGGAGGCGGGGCTGGTGGGGACGCTGCTGCGGCTCGCCGGCCCGGACGAGGCCGCGTCCCCCGAGGCGGACGAGGACGCCGGCGCCAGCTCCCTGGACACGATGGACGTGGCAAGTCTGGTCCGGGTGGCGCTCGGTGACGAGTGA